The Acanthochromis polyacanthus isolate Apoly-LR-REF ecotype Palm Island chromosome 2, KAUST_Apoly_ChrSc, whole genome shotgun sequence genome contains a region encoding:
- the LOC110956508 gene encoding very-long-chain (3R)-3-hydroxyacyl-CoA dehydratase-like: MWDKHGANMQILTPHVYWAQRHGEIFLRVELSDAKNLNISLQENNTLQFRAQGHGAKGDNEYEFSLEFLEPVQSEINHKSTQRQVDIKIKKQEERWWDRLTLQEKKPLFLAPDFDRWLDESDAEMELQAKEEEKINKISVESRVRKDPYLGLKKGYLFMYNLVQFLGFSWIFVNMTVRLFILGQDSFYDTFHTTADMMYFCQMMAVLEVINPLLGLVKTGFFPAMIQVAGRNVILFVIFGSVEEMQNKPVVFFVFYLWSTIEIFRYPFYMLACINTEWKLLTWLRYSIWIPLYPLGVIAEAVAVIQSLPIFDETRLFSLPLPAMLGHSLSFSYSLQLYLVLMFLGLFINFRHLYKQRRRRFRSRKRKVH; encoded by the exons ATGTGGGACAAACACGGAGCCAACATGCAGATCTTGACCCCTCATGTCTACTGGGCGCAGCGGCACGGAGAGATCTTCCTCCGGGTGGAACTGAGCGACGCCAAG AATCTCAATATCAGCctgcaagaaaacaacacactTCAGTTCAGAG CACAGGGCCATGGAGCGAAAGGAGACAATGAATATGAGTTCAGTCTGGAGTTCCTGGAACCTGTTCAATCTGAG ATCAACCATAAGTCCACTCAGCGACAGGTGGACATCAAAATCAAGAAACAGGAGGAGCGCTGGTGGGACCGGCTGACGCTACAGGAGAAGAAGCCTCTGTTTCTGGCTCCGGACTTCGACCGCTGGCTGGACGAGTCGGACGCTGAGATGGAGCTTCAGGCAAAG gaggaggagaagataaACAAGATAAGCGTCGAGTCAAGAGTCCGCAAAGATC CCTACCTCGGCCTGAAAAAAGGCTACTTATTTATGTACAACCTGGTGCAGTTCCTGGGATTTTCCTGGATCTTTGTCAACATGACGGTTCGACTCTTCATTCTTGGTCAAG ACTCGTTCTATGATACCTTCCACACCACGGCCGATATGATGTATTTCTGTCAGATGATGGCCGTGCTAGAGGTCATTAATCCCTTGTTGGGTCTGGTTAAGACTGGATTTTTTCCTGCTATGATACAG GTGGCAGGAAGGAACGTCATTTTGTTCGTCATCTTCGGCAGCGTGGAGGAGATGCAGAACAAACCTGTTGTCTTCTTTGTGTTCTACTTGTGGAGCACCATTGAGATCTTCAG ATATCCGTTCTACATGTTGGCCTGCATCAACACAGAGTGGAAGCTGTTAACGTGGCTGAGATACAGCATCTGGATCCCTCTGTACCCTCTGGGGGTTATAGCTGAAG CGGTGGCTGTGATCCAGTCTCTGCCTATCTTTGATGAGACCCGTCTGTTCAGCCTCCCACTGCCTGCGATGCTGGGTCACTCTTTAAGCTTCTCCTACAGTCTACAGCTCTACCTGGTCCTCATGTTTCTGG GACTCTTCATCAACTTCCGACATCTGTACAAGCAGAGAAGGAGACGATTCCGCTCGAGGAAAAGGAAAGTCCACTAA